One part of the Microcoleus sp. bin38.metabat.b11b12b14.051 genome encodes these proteins:
- the crcB gene encoding fluoride efflux transporter CrcB, which yields MLQDPNLRHPIAISFGAIAGALSRYYITLWFANRFGTAFPYGTFFINISGCLAMGFVITLAVERVPPVPSEVRLMVATGFLGAYTTFSTYGLETNVLLRDRAYNFAAFYWAGSAILGVIAVQLGIIIARICK from the coding sequence ATGTTGCAAGACCCAAATCTCCGCCACCCGATCGCAATTAGTTTCGGTGCCATTGCTGGCGCGCTGAGTCGGTATTATATCACCTTGTGGTTTGCCAACCGTTTCGGGACGGCTTTTCCCTACGGAACTTTTTTTATTAACATCAGCGGTTGCTTGGCTATGGGATTTGTGATCACCCTCGCTGTTGAACGGGTGCCGCCTGTTCCCTCGGAGGTACGGTTAATGGTTGCGACGGGATTTTTGGGAGCTTATACTACTTTTTCGACTTACGGTTTAGAGACGAATGTCTTGTTGCGCGATCGAGCTTACAATTTTGCCGCTTTTTACTGGGCTGGCAGTGCCATACTAGGAGTAATCGCCGTTCAGTTAGGCATCATTATAGCACGAATTTGTAAATAG
- a CDS encoding macro domain-containing protein: MQIVLAAADDDLVRAWEKTCGNIENVKIHRSSIFEVKCDAIVSPTNSFGFMGWGLDLEIMAYFGDRVEERLQKLIQTRHHGELLVGTAEVVDTDHNEIPYLIAAPTMRVPTVLTETVNVYLATRAILTLVKFGTVPDGTPVKHIIETIAIPWLGTGTSQVPPDICANQMKVALQDILLSQYKFPESWQQAQKNHELLCSSEFGETQ; this comes from the coding sequence ATGCAAATTGTGCTGGCTGCCGCCGACGATGACTTAGTGAGAGCCTGGGAAAAAACTTGTGGCAATATTGAAAACGTTAAGATACACCGCAGCTCAATTTTTGAGGTGAAATGCGATGCCATTGTTAGTCCTACCAATAGTTTTGGCTTCATGGGCTGGGGCTTAGATTTAGAAATTATGGCATATTTTGGCGATCGCGTTGAAGAACGCCTGCAAAAACTAATTCAAACTCGCCATCACGGCGAGCTATTAGTAGGAACAGCAGAAGTTGTAGACACCGATCACAATGAAATTCCCTATTTAATTGCTGCCCCAACTATGCGAGTTCCGACAGTTTTAACAGAGACAGTAAATGTCTATCTAGCAACCCGCGCTATTTTAACTCTGGTAAAATTTGGCACGGTTCCAGACGGAACGCCAGTCAAACATATCATTGAAACTATTGCTATTCCATGGCTGGGTACGGGAACGAGCCAAGTCCCACCGGATATCTGTGCAAATCAGATGAAAGTCGCGCTGCAAGATATTCTACTATCTCAATACAAATTTCCCGAATCTTGGCAGCAGGCACAAAAAAACCACGAGTTGTTATGTTCGAGCGAGTTCGGAGAAACTCAATAG
- a CDS encoding transposase: protein MKTLKFKLYQHKRNRFLKRSINAAGVIYNHCIALHKRYYRMWGKHLNCAKLQAHIAKLRHRKEFWQQVGSQAVQDICQRIEKAYQLFFKHHKKGVRPPNFKKVRRYKSFTLKQAGYKFLGGNRIKIGSKVYQYWNSREIEGTVKTLTIKRTPLGELFMVVVVDSVIEPQNKVETSRIAGFDFGLKTFLTVSDGSQIESPQFLKQSLNVIKKANRQHSKKVKGSANRERARKHLVRKHEDVSNRRSDWFWKLAHDLTDRFDVLCFETLNLKGMQRLWGRKISDLAFGEFIKILEWVAQKKEKQVVFIDRWYPSSKTCNHCGHVLKELDLSVREWRCASCQSVNGRDENAAKNHLLAFLRINRSALGNVRQAPPAIAV, encoded by the coding sequence ATGAAAACCCTGAAGTTCAAGCTGTATCAACACAAGCGGAATCGATTTCTCAAGCGGTCAATTAACGCTGCTGGAGTCATCTATAACCACTGTATTGCGCTGCACAAACGGTACTACCGGATGTGGGGCAAGCACTTGAACTGTGCAAAACTTCAGGCTCACATTGCAAAACTGCGTCACCGTAAAGAGTTTTGGCAACAGGTTGGATCTCAAGCAGTACAGGATATCTGCCAGCGCATTGAGAAAGCCTATCAACTGTTCTTCAAACATCACAAAAAAGGAGTTAGACCGCCCAACTTCAAAAAAGTCAGACGGTACAAGTCGTTCACGCTCAAGCAAGCTGGCTACAAATTCTTAGGTGGGAATCGAATTAAGATTGGAAGCAAGGTCTATCAGTATTGGAACTCACGAGAGATTGAAGGAACGGTCAAGACCCTGACGATTAAACGGACTCCGCTAGGAGAACTGTTTATGGTCGTGGTCGTTGACAGCGTGATTGAGCCACAAAACAAAGTCGAGACGAGTAGAATCGCTGGCTTTGATTTTGGCTTAAAAACGTTTCTCACTGTCTCGGACGGTTCTCAAATTGAATCGCCTCAATTCCTCAAACAGTCGCTCAATGTCATCAAGAAAGCCAATCGTCAGCACTCCAAGAAGGTGAAGGGTTCGGCGAACCGAGAACGCGCCAGAAAGCATCTAGTTCGCAAGCATGAAGACGTTTCAAACCGTCGCTCTGATTGGTTCTGGAAACTTGCTCATGACTTGACCGACAGGTTTGATGTGCTGTGCTTTGAGACGTTGAACCTCAAAGGAATGCAGCGTCTTTGGGGACGCAAAATCTCTGACTTGGCATTCGGAGAGTTCATCAAGATTCTCGAATGGGTTGCTCAGAAGAAAGAGAAACAAGTCGTGTTCATCGATCGTTGGTATCCATCCAGTAAAACGTGCAACCATTGTGGGCACGTTCTAAAAGAATTGGATCTGTCAGTTAGAGAATGGCGTTGTGCGTCCTGCCAGTCTGTGAATGGCAGAGATGAAAACGCAGCTAAGAATCACTTGCTTGCTTTTCTTCGCATCAACCGCTCTGCGTTAGGCAATGTTAGACAGGCTCCGCCTGCAATTGCTGTCTGA